The Caldisalinibacter kiritimatiensis genome has a window encoding:
- a CDS encoding selenium metabolism-associated LysR family transcriptional regulator, translated as MVIENLKVVMTLDFRQLETFVEVAKLKSFSRAAEKLYLTQPTVTSHIQNLEKELGTLLINRLSKKITLTDAGEILYKYAVNIINMREMAEFDLGVHKGKIEGHLEISSSSIPKQYVLPHLLKEFSKKYPDVTFTVSHNDSKTVTDNILQGNTDFGIVGAKYNSKHLEYINLIEDSLVVITPNNNNYPWEPYETLDKDFLLNQKIILREKGSGTRHLIEKVLHENNLALNSLNIVAYVEDTETIKRFVEKGIGISIVSERAVKKEIEEGTIRPYHIRGFIFTRNFYFVFHNNRHLSPLTKAFKEFMIEFIKNKSSSI; from the coding sequence ATGGTAATAGAAAATTTGAAAGTGGTGATGACCTTGGATTTTAGACAGCTAGAAACTTTTGTTGAAGTCGCTAAACTTAAAAGTTTTTCTAGAGCTGCTGAAAAACTTTATCTTACACAACCAACAGTTACTAGTCATATTCAAAATTTAGAAAAAGAATTAGGTACTCTTCTTATAAACAGATTAAGTAAGAAGATAACTTTGACAGATGCTGGTGAAATTCTTTATAAATATGCCGTAAATATTATTAACATGCGTGAAATGGCTGAATTTGATTTAGGCGTACATAAAGGTAAAATTGAAGGACACTTGGAAATCAGCTCAAGCTCTATTCCTAAGCAATATGTTTTGCCTCATCTATTAAAAGAATTCAGTAAAAAGTATCCTGATGTTACGTTTACAGTCTCCCATAATGATTCTAAAACTGTAACTGATAATATATTACAAGGAAATACTGACTTCGGTATTGTAGGAGCTAAGTATAACTCTAAACATCTTGAATATATAAACTTAATAGAAGATTCTTTAGTGGTAATTACACCAAATAATAATAACTATCCTTGGGAACCTTATGAAACATTGGATAAAGATTTTTTATTAAATCAGAAAATTATTTTGCGTGAAAAAGGTTCTGGAACAAGGCACCTTATTGAAAAAGTTTTACACGAAAATAACTTAGCTTTAAACTCATTAAATATAGTAGCCTATGTAGAAGATACTGAAACAATAAAAAGATTTGTCGAAAAAGGCATAGGTATAAGTATAGTTTCTGAAAGAGCTGTAAAAAAAGAAATAGAAGAAGGGACTATTAGACCATACCATATAAGAGGATTTATTTTTACAAGGAATTTTTATTTTGTTTTCCACAACAATAGACATTTATCTCCTTTAACTAAAGCCTTTAAGGAATTTATGATTGAATTTATTAAGAATAAAAGTTCTTCTATATAA
- a CDS encoding aminopeptidase: protein MAEKTEGKVLQEKLTHKWELVWDKIDDNERENVFNLAEDYKTFLDKAKTERESAAEIIRIAEENGYINIEEVIEKGMEVKSGMKIYANNRDKAVAMFVIGEESLTKGMNIVGSHIDAPRIDLKQFPLYEDSDLALLKTHYYGGIKKYQWVSLPLALHGTVIKSNGEKVNIVIGEDENDPVFFITDLLPHLAKDQVAKKLAEGITGEGLNIIIGSIPYNEEDLSEKVKLNVLKMLNEKYGITEEDFTTAEFEAVPAGKARDVGLDRSFISAHGHDDRVCAYTSLRAMLEIEKPNRTAVGLFVDKEEVGSLGNTGMESKFFENVVSELIELTEESYSELKTKRAMANSKVLSADVIAAFDPNYPEVLDKRNSAFIGKGVALVKYTGVKGKAHSNDANAEYIAEVRRIFNENEVVWQMGELGKVDQGGGGTIAYILANYGMEVVDCGVPVLSMHAPYELVSKADVYMTYKAYKAFYQA from the coding sequence AGCAAAAACTGAAAGAGAGTCTGCTGCTGAAATAATAAGAATAGCAGAAGAAAATGGGTACATAAATATAGAAGAAGTAATAGAAAAGGGTATGGAAGTTAAGTCTGGTATGAAAATTTATGCTAACAATAGAGATAAAGCAGTAGCAATGTTTGTAATAGGTGAAGAGAGTTTAACAAAAGGTATGAATATAGTTGGTTCTCACATAGATGCACCGAGAATTGATTTAAAACAGTTCCCATTATACGAAGATAGCGATTTAGCTTTATTAAAAACACATTACTATGGTGGAATAAAAAAATATCAATGGGTATCATTACCTCTTGCATTACATGGTACAGTAATTAAGTCAAATGGAGAAAAGGTTAATATAGTAATTGGAGAAGACGAAAATGACCCTGTATTCTTTATAACAGATTTATTACCACACTTAGCTAAAGACCAAGTTGCTAAAAAATTAGCAGAAGGAATTACAGGTGAAGGATTAAATATAATCATAGGTAGCATTCCATACAATGAAGAAGATTTAAGTGAAAAAGTAAAATTAAATGTACTTAAGATGTTAAATGAGAAATATGGAATCACAGAAGAAGACTTTACAACTGCTGAATTTGAAGCTGTACCAGCAGGTAAAGCAAGAGATGTTGGTTTAGATAGAAGTTTCATTTCAGCTCATGGACATGATGATAGAGTATGTGCTTATACTTCATTAAGAGCTATGTTAGAGATTGAAAAACCAAACAGAACTGCGGTTGGATTATTTGTAGATAAAGAAGAGGTAGGAAGCCTTGGTAACACAGGAATGGAATCAAAATTCTTTGAAAATGTAGTATCAGAATTAATCGAATTAACTGAAGAAAGTTATAGTGAACTAAAAACTAAGAGAGCTATGGCTAATTCTAAAGTATTATCAGCAGATGTTATAGCGGCATTTGACCCAAATTATCCAGAGGTATTAGATAAGAGAAATTCTGCATTTATTGGAAAAGGTGTAGCTTTAGTTAAATATACAGGAGTTAAAGGTAAAGCACATAGTAATGATGCTAATGCAGAATACATTGCAGAAGTTAGAAGAATATTTAATGAAAATGAAGTTGTATGGCAAATGGGTGAACTTGGTAAAGTAGACCAAGGCGGCGGTGGAACTATCGCATATATTTTAGCTAATTATGGAATGGAAGTTGTTGACTGTGGAGTACCAGTATTAAGTATGCATGCTCCATATGAATTAGTAAGTAAAGCAGATGTTTATATGACATATAAAGCTTATAAAGCTTTTTATCAAGCGTAA
- a CDS encoding metal-dependent hydrolase, with amino-acid sequence MDPITHGVIGLGISALSGQPITFANPIVIGSVIGAMSPDIDIIAKHKGDYAYLKHHRGISHSIPGLITLAGAISLLLNLIFKDYSFTHIFIWTFLGCLSHSVFDMLNSYGVRILLPFNKKKLAMNLLMLYDPFIIILSFGLVVFKGDVKLKAILAATSLLVYLCFRQAMKIKARKLLKNKYSKYYKIKKISVLPGLINPLKWDFIIEAKHHSVVGEINYLNNKIKIKKKLRKKYTDLIRHIKNTRLGQYFLDFTPITHIRIIERRDKITLHLIDLRYFIRNDFMHHATIILNEDLKVIKEIFHPYNYNNKILISNEEAS; translated from the coding sequence ATGGACCCAATAACGCATGGAGTAATTGGGCTAGGAATATCTGCATTAAGCGGACAACCTATAACTTTTGCTAATCCTATTGTAATAGGAAGTGTTATAGGGGCAATGTCTCCAGACATAGATATTATAGCTAAACATAAAGGAGATTATGCATATCTTAAGCATCATAGAGGCATATCCCATTCTATACCTGGCCTTATAACCTTAGCAGGAGCTATATCTTTATTATTAAATCTAATATTTAAAGATTATAGTTTTACCCATATTTTTATATGGACTTTTCTCGGGTGTTTATCCCACAGTGTATTTGATATGTTGAATTCATACGGAGTTAGGATACTTTTGCCCTTTAATAAAAAGAAGCTTGCAATGAATTTGCTTATGTTATATGACCCATTCATAATAATTCTTAGCTTTGGTTTAGTGGTTTTTAAAGGTGACGTTAAATTAAAGGCAATATTAGCAGCAACATCATTATTGGTATATCTATGTTTTAGACAGGCTATGAAAATAAAGGCCCGTAAGTTATTAAAGAATAAATATAGCAAATACTATAAAATTAAAAAAATAAGTGTATTACCGGGATTAATTAATCCTTTAAAATGGGATTTTATTATTGAAGCAAAACATCATAGCGTAGTTGGAGAAATAAATTATTTAAATAACAAAATTAAAATAAAGAAAAAATTAAGAAAAAAATATACTGATTTAATACGTCATATTAAAAATACAAGATTAGGTCAATACTTTTTAGATTTTACCCCTATTACTCATATAAGAATTATAGAAAGAAGAGATAAAATAACTTTACATCTTATTGATTTAAGATATTTTATAAGAAATGATTTTATGCATCATGCAACTATTATTCTAAATGAAGATTTAAAAGTTATTAAGGAAATATTTCATCCCTATAATTATAACAATAAAATTTTAATAAGTAATGAAGAAGCTTCTTAA